One genomic segment of Mycolicibacterium psychrotolerans includes these proteins:
- a CDS encoding LLM class flavin-dependent oxidoreductase, translated as MTRQLHLGGFQIASQVTHSHAAWRHPASDTRFTTPDYYHRIGRILERGKFDFVFFADLLAAPVRYGDDITEPLRRGTQATATLDPSIVAASIGAVTSKLGVAITKSATYFHPYELARIFASLDHITAGRVAWNIVTSLTQSEAQNFGHDDHLAHEYRYQRADEFVRTALDLWSSWDPDALVLDKESGVFADPTRIRRVDHDGEYFRTRGPLNVPHSPQGRPVLIQAGSSATGRDFAARWAEAIFEIDPTPEGRRAYYDDIKSRASDVGRDPDSVLIFPAFIPFIGETESIAREKQAFHNELADPISGLITLSVHTDHDFSVYDLDAPVEDVTVSGTQGLFDTARRVANRDNLTLRDIGNWYAQGVLLPQFVGTAGQVADQIEESFRAGEADGFMVSAAQTPGTFNDFVDAVVPELQRRGLFRTEYTGNTLRDHLGLPPVTFDAPQRLQSVS; from the coding sequence ATGACTCGACAACTGCACCTCGGCGGATTTCAGATCGCCTCGCAGGTCACCCACTCCCATGCCGCCTGGCGTCATCCCGCCAGCGACACCCGCTTCACCACACCGGACTACTACCACCGGATCGGACGCATCCTGGAACGCGGCAAGTTCGACTTCGTGTTCTTCGCCGACCTGCTGGCCGCGCCGGTGCGCTACGGCGACGACATCACCGAACCGCTGCGACGCGGAACGCAGGCCACCGCGACCCTGGACCCCTCGATCGTGGCGGCCAGCATCGGGGCGGTCACCTCCAAGCTCGGGGTCGCGATCACCAAGTCGGCCACCTACTTCCACCCTTATGAATTGGCGCGCATCTTCGCCAGCCTCGACCACATCACCGCGGGCCGGGTGGCGTGGAACATCGTGACCTCATTGACGCAGAGCGAAGCGCAGAACTTCGGCCACGACGACCATCTCGCCCACGAGTACCGCTACCAGCGCGCCGATGAATTCGTCCGGACCGCACTGGACCTGTGGTCCAGCTGGGACCCCGACGCGCTGGTGCTCGACAAGGAGTCCGGCGTGTTCGCCGACCCCACGCGCATCCGCCGCGTCGACCACGACGGCGAGTACTTCCGCACCCGCGGACCGCTCAACGTTCCGCACTCACCGCAGGGCCGCCCGGTGCTGATCCAGGCCGGCTCCTCCGCGACGGGCAGGGACTTCGCCGCGAGGTGGGCGGAGGCGATCTTCGAGATCGACCCGACGCCGGAAGGCCGGCGCGCCTACTACGACGACATCAAGTCCCGCGCCTCCGACGTCGGCCGCGACCCCGACTCGGTGCTGATCTTCCCGGCGTTCATCCCCTTCATCGGCGAGACCGAGTCGATCGCCCGCGAGAAACAGGCGTTCCACAACGAACTGGCCGACCCGATCTCCGGGCTCATCACACTGTCGGTGCACACCGACCACGACTTCTCGGTCTACGACCTCGACGCCCCGGTCGAAGACGTCACCGTCAGCGGCACGCAGGGACTGTTCGACACCGCGCGACGGGTCGCCAACCGGGACAACCTCACCTTGCGCGACATCGGGAACTGGTACGCCCAGGGCGTGCTGCTGCCACAGTTCGTGGGCACCGCCGGCCAGGTGGCCGACCAGATCGAGGAGTCTTTCCGGGCCGGTGAGGCCGACGGCTTCATGGTGTCGGCGGCCCAAACCCCGGGCACCTTCAACGATTTCGTCGACGCCGTCGTCCCGGAGCTACAGCGGCGCGGGCTCTTCCGCACCGAGTACACCGGAAACACGTTGCGCGACCACCTCGGCCTTCCACCGGTGACGTTCGACGCGCCGCAGCGCCTGCAGTCAGTGAGCTGA
- a CDS encoding acyl-CoA dehydrogenase family protein — MTSVDHAHALLPDSAGFAALLTEIGAGASDRDRNDENPFDQVSALKRAGFGALRLPARFGGPGLSVPQLFSAVVDVARADPIVAHIFRTHFWFVEERLRTAEKPTSQAWLAKVVEGKTFGNAFSEKGANAVGSLVFNTRLLPADGGYRLDGEKFYSTGTLFSDYLTVAATTDHDSVATVVVPADRAGVRLIDDWDGFGQRRTGTGTTVFSDVTVAPGELLTDTPYDAEAEPTVQYASLQLFIHAVVAGILESVVDDGVALLRSRERSFSHAVTERPTEDPLLQRQLGEIASTAFIARAAVLDAAAAIGAATDSQAATGVPDAELATEAQLKVAKVKVHLDAVAPEAATRLLELGGASASSRTRNLDRHWRNIRTITLHNPVGLKARAIGQNLLHGTALPANAYF; from the coding sequence ATGACCTCCGTGGACCACGCACACGCACTGCTTCCCGATTCCGCCGGCTTCGCGGCCCTGCTCACCGAGATCGGCGCCGGCGCCAGCGATCGAGATCGCAATGACGAGAACCCCTTTGACCAGGTGAGCGCACTCAAGCGGGCCGGCTTCGGTGCGCTGCGGCTGCCCGCCCGCTTCGGTGGGCCGGGACTGTCTGTGCCGCAACTGTTCTCCGCTGTCGTCGACGTCGCGCGCGCGGATCCGATTGTGGCGCACATCTTCCGGACCCATTTCTGGTTCGTCGAGGAGAGGCTGCGCACCGCCGAGAAGCCCACCTCGCAGGCGTGGCTGGCCAAGGTGGTCGAGGGCAAGACGTTCGGCAACGCGTTCAGCGAGAAAGGCGCCAACGCGGTCGGCAGCCTGGTGTTCAACACCCGGTTGCTGCCCGCCGACGGCGGGTACCGGCTCGACGGGGAGAAGTTCTACAGCACCGGCACCCTGTTCTCCGACTACCTGACTGTCGCGGCCACCACCGACCACGACTCGGTGGCCACCGTCGTGGTGCCCGCCGACCGGGCCGGCGTGCGGCTGATCGACGACTGGGACGGCTTCGGGCAGCGCCGCACGGGCACCGGCACCACGGTGTTCAGCGATGTGACGGTGGCTCCCGGCGAGCTGCTCACCGACACGCCGTACGACGCCGAAGCCGAGCCGACGGTGCAGTACGCGTCGCTGCAGCTGTTCATCCACGCCGTGGTCGCCGGGATCCTCGAGTCGGTGGTCGACGACGGCGTGGCACTGTTGCGCTCCCGGGAGCGCAGTTTCAGTCACGCCGTCACCGAACGGCCCACCGAGGATCCGCTGCTGCAGCGCCAGCTCGGCGAGATCGCGAGCACCGCGTTCATCGCCCGCGCGGCCGTGCTGGACGCCGCCGCAGCCATCGGTGCCGCCACCGACTCCCAGGCCGCCACCGGGGTGCCCGACGCCGAGCTGGCGACCGAGGCGCAGCTCAAGGTCGCCAAGGTCAAGGTGCACCTCGACGCGGTGGCGCCCGAGGCGGCGACGCGGCTGCTCGAGCTGGGCGGGGCGAGCGCGTCGAGCAGAACACGCAACCTCGACCGGCACTGGCGCAACATCCGCACCATCACGCTGCACAACCCGGTGGGGCTCAAGGCGCGGGCGATCGGCCAGAACCTTCTGCACGGCACCGCCCTGCCCGCCAACGCCTACTTCTGA
- a CDS encoding alpha/beta hydrolase produces MTMNAKRRRAHAKLAALPGVRPVRRPFGTGAATGGDDEFDVYYVRTGRKSAHPLLVIPGGPGAASVALYRAFRRRAAVAGLDVIMVEHRGVGLSRHDDRGADLPPEALTVRAVVDDLAAVLDDAQVDKAIVYGASYGTYLAAGLGKSHPSRVHAMVLDSPLLSCADIAEVRAMTRRVLWDGTVPGTADLAAKVRRLVGDGVVSSKDVQLIGDMYGVAGPEVLCRQLNLLLAGHDWLWAAVGFGARNLLERKTPYQHEPDLVERIAYRELNYGAEPDGKPLDPAVALREMASGDVDFEAEPYDLASAMPGFAWPTAVLTGGRDLTTPPAVAHRVTDLIPGSVLVDLPTAGHSMLDTREHAALQVCRAVVAGQIDELPSRAAELDALPANLSVRLLVAAIRLAASAEGKVPDAVPRVVRQVSPS; encoded by the coding sequence ATGACGATGAACGCCAAGCGTCGCCGCGCGCACGCCAAGCTCGCCGCGCTGCCCGGTGTCCGGCCGGTGCGCCGACCGTTCGGGACCGGCGCGGCCACCGGCGGTGACGACGAGTTCGACGTGTACTACGTGCGGACCGGCCGCAAGTCGGCCCACCCGCTGCTGGTCATCCCGGGTGGCCCCGGCGCCGCCTCGGTTGCGCTGTACCGGGCGTTCCGGCGGCGCGCCGCGGTCGCGGGCCTCGACGTGATCATGGTCGAGCACCGCGGCGTCGGCCTGTCCCGGCACGACGACCGGGGCGCCGACCTGCCGCCCGAGGCGCTGACCGTGCGGGCCGTGGTCGACGACCTCGCCGCCGTGCTCGATGACGCCCAGGTCGACAAGGCCATCGTCTACGGCGCCTCGTACGGCACCTACCTGGCCGCCGGGTTGGGCAAATCGCACCCGTCGCGGGTGCACGCGATGGTGCTGGACTCGCCGCTGCTGTCGTGCGCCGACATCGCCGAGGTGCGGGCGATGACCCGCCGCGTGCTGTGGGACGGGACGGTGCCCGGAACCGCGGACCTGGCCGCCAAGGTGCGCCGCCTCGTCGGCGACGGCGTGGTCAGCTCCAAGGACGTCCAGCTGATCGGCGACATGTACGGAGTCGCCGGACCGGAGGTGCTGTGCCGGCAGCTGAACCTGCTGCTGGCCGGTCACGACTGGTTGTGGGCGGCCGTCGGGTTCGGGGCGCGCAACCTGCTCGAACGCAAGACCCCGTACCAGCACGAGCCCGACCTGGTGGAACGCATCGCCTACCGCGAGCTGAACTACGGCGCCGAACCCGACGGCAAACCCCTGGACCCGGCCGTCGCGTTGCGCGAGATGGCAAGCGGTGACGTCGACTTCGAGGCCGAGCCCTACGATCTCGCCTCGGCGATGCCGGGCTTCGCCTGGCCCACCGCCGTTCTCACGGGCGGCCGCGACCTCACCACTCCGCCGGCGGTCGCGCACCGGGTCACGGACCTGATCCCCGGCTCGGTGCTCGTCGACCTGCCGACGGCAGGGCACAGCATGCTCGACACCCGCGAACACGCGGCGCTGCAGGTGTGCCGGGCCGTCGTCGCCGGGCAGATCGACGAACTACCCTCGCGCGCCGCCGAACTCGACGCGTTGCCCGCCAATCTGAGCGTGCGCCTGCTGGTGGCAGCGATCCGGCTGGCCGCCAGTGCCGAGGGCAAGGTGCCCGACGCGGTACCGCGAGTGGTGCGCCAGGTCAGCCCTTCATGA
- a CDS encoding ABC transporter family substrate-binding protein, giving the protein MTLLLRLIGVGLTVALVLTGCSGSNTETPSAGGNAELGASADINPQDPATLRQGGNLRLALTGFPANFNNLHIDGNLGEIGAIYKAMMPRAYFIKPNGEMTVNSDFFTNVELTSTEPQVVTYTINPKAVWSNGRPVTWEDLAAQVTATSGRDKRFLFASPNGADRVGSVTKGVDDRQAVVTFAKHYADWKGLFAGNGMLFPKEMTGTPEAFNTGFRDAPPPSAGPFIITNIDRVAQRITLGRNPKWWGTPPLLDSISYSVLDDAARIPALQNNALDATGLASLPELTTARGTPGIAIRRAPSASWYHLTFNGAPGSILADPALRRAIAKGIDRQGIVTVAQNGLVDKPVPLNNHIFVAGQEGYQDNGIAFDPEAAKRELDALGWRLNGQFREKDGRRLTVRNVFYDSVSTGQIGRIAQNNLQQIGVDLQLVAAAGGKLFPDFVTPGNFDLVQFAWGGDAFPLSGLTQIYASQGESNYGKIGNPEIDAKIEQTLSELDQTKARTLANEVDTMLWQEVFSLPLFQAPGNVAVRSTLANFGPAGIGDLNYTAIGFMKG; this is encoded by the coding sequence ATGACTCTGCTTCTGCGACTGATCGGCGTCGGCCTGACCGTCGCCCTGGTCCTGACGGGCTGTTCCGGCTCGAACACCGAGACGCCCTCGGCCGGGGGAAATGCCGAGCTCGGCGCGTCCGCCGACATCAACCCGCAGGACCCCGCGACGCTGCGGCAGGGTGGCAACCTTCGACTTGCACTCACCGGGTTCCCCGCCAACTTCAACAACCTGCACATCGACGGCAACCTCGGCGAGATCGGCGCGATCTACAAGGCGATGATGCCCCGCGCGTACTTCATCAAGCCCAACGGCGAGATGACCGTCAACAGCGACTTCTTCACCAACGTCGAGCTGACGAGCACCGAACCCCAGGTCGTCACCTACACGATCAATCCGAAGGCGGTGTGGAGCAACGGCAGGCCGGTGACGTGGGAGGATCTCGCCGCCCAGGTGACAGCGACCAGCGGCAGGGACAAGAGGTTCCTGTTCGCCTCGCCGAACGGCGCCGACCGGGTCGGGTCGGTCACCAAGGGTGTCGACGACCGGCAGGCCGTCGTCACGTTCGCCAAGCACTATGCCGACTGGAAGGGTCTGTTCGCCGGCAACGGCATGCTCTTCCCGAAGGAGATGACGGGCACGCCCGAGGCCTTCAACACCGGGTTCCGGGACGCCCCGCCACCGTCGGCCGGCCCGTTCATCATCACGAACATCGACCGGGTGGCGCAACGCATCACGCTGGGGCGCAACCCGAAGTGGTGGGGAACGCCCCCACTGCTGGATTCGATCAGCTACAGCGTGCTCGACGACGCGGCCCGGATCCCCGCGCTGCAGAACAACGCACTCGACGCCACCGGCCTGGCCTCGCTCCCCGAACTGACGACAGCCCGCGGCACACCCGGCATCGCGATCCGGCGGGCCCCCTCGGCGAGCTGGTACCACCTGACGTTCAACGGTGCGCCCGGCTCGATCCTCGCCGACCCGGCGCTGCGGAGGGCGATCGCCAAGGGCATCGACCGGCAGGGCATCGTCACCGTCGCCCAGAACGGCCTCGTGGACAAGCCGGTGCCGCTGAACAACCACATCTTCGTGGCGGGCCAGGAGGGCTACCAGGACAACGGCATCGCGTTCGATCCCGAGGCGGCCAAGCGGGAACTCGACGCGCTGGGCTGGCGGCTCAACGGCCAGTTCCGCGAGAAGGACGGCCGCCGGCTGACGGTGCGCAACGTGTTCTACGACAGCGTGAGCACCGGACAGATCGGCAGGATCGCTCAGAACAACCTTCAGCAGATCGGCGTCGACCTGCAGCTCGTCGCCGCCGCAGGCGGCAAGCTGTTCCCCGACTTCGTCACGCCCGGCAACTTCGACCTCGTTCAATTCGCCTGGGGCGGCGACGCGTTCCCGTTGTCAGGACTCACGCAGATCTACGCGTCACAGGGCGAGAGCAACTACGGCAAGATCGGCAACCCGGAGATCGACGCGAAGATCGAGCAGACCCTCTCCGAGCTGGATCAGACCAAGGCCCGCACGCTGGCCAACGAGGTCGACACCATGCTCTGGCAGGAAGTCTTCAGCCTGCCGCTGTTCCAGGCGCCGGGCAACGTCGCGGTGCGCAGCACGCTGGCCAACTTCGGCCCGGCCGGCATCGGCGACCTCAACTACACGGCGATCGGCTTCATGAAGGGCTGA
- a CDS encoding dipeptide ABC transporter ATP-binding protein has translation MSLLEVRGLTVTFPTDTERVAAVRGLDYDVASGEVVALVGESGAGKSAGAMAVVGLLPEYAEVSGSVRLHGQELLTGSDAEMSRVRGARIGTVFQDPMSSLTPVYTVGDQIAEAIRVHHRDVSRGAARTRAVELLELVGISQPAQRARAFPHELSGGERQRVVIAIAIANDPDLLICDEPTTALDVTVQAQILDVLRTARDVTGAGVLIITHDLGVVAEFADRALVMYAGRAVETAPVADLYSQRRMPYTAGLLGSVPRLDAPQGARLVPIPGAPPSPAALPSGCPFTPRCPLAVEECSTAEPALESVGPAHRVACIRHEDVAGRSAADIYGVSTAPGSAADDTGERPVVLAVRDLVKTFPLTKGVVLRRRTGEVRAVDGVDLTLRQGRTLGIVGESGSGKSTTLHQILGLSAPQKGSIEVLGADVATLDRTGRRALRGDLQVVFQDPVASLDPRLPVFDVLAEPLQANGSDKATTEARVAELLTLVGLRREDAGRYPAEFSGGQKQRIGIARALALQPKILALDEPVSALDVSIQAGIINLLLDLQDRFGLAYLFVSHDLSVVKHLAHDVAVMHRGRIVEQGSNEAVFGDPRDEYTRRLLAAVPRPQPDPG, from the coding sequence ATGAGCCTGCTCGAGGTGCGCGGGCTGACCGTCACGTTCCCCACCGACACCGAACGGGTGGCCGCGGTACGCGGCCTGGACTACGACGTCGCCTCCGGCGAAGTGGTCGCCCTGGTCGGCGAATCCGGTGCGGGCAAATCGGCGGGTGCGATGGCCGTCGTCGGGCTGCTGCCCGAGTACGCCGAGGTGTCCGGGTCGGTGCGGTTACACGGTCAGGAACTGCTCACCGGGTCGGACGCCGAGATGTCGCGGGTGCGCGGCGCCAGGATCGGCACCGTCTTCCAGGATCCGATGTCGTCGCTGACGCCGGTCTACACCGTCGGCGACCAGATCGCCGAGGCGATCCGCGTCCATCATCGCGACGTCAGCCGTGGCGCGGCCCGCACCCGCGCCGTCGAACTGCTCGAACTGGTCGGCATCTCCCAGCCGGCGCAGCGGGCCCGGGCGTTCCCGCACGAGCTCTCCGGCGGGGAACGCCAACGGGTGGTGATCGCCATCGCCATCGCCAACGATCCGGATCTGCTGATCTGCGACGAGCCGACGACCGCGCTGGACGTCACCGTGCAGGCCCAGATCCTCGACGTGCTGCGCACCGCGCGCGACGTCACCGGCGCGGGCGTGCTGATCATCACCCACGACCTCGGCGTCGTCGCGGAGTTCGCCGACCGGGCGCTGGTGATGTACGCAGGCCGGGCGGTCGAGACGGCGCCCGTCGCCGACCTCTACAGCCAGCGCCGGATGCCTTATACAGCAGGCCTTCTCGGCTCGGTCCCGCGCCTGGACGCGCCGCAGGGCGCGCGGCTGGTGCCGATCCCCGGCGCTCCCCCGTCGCCGGCTGCGCTGCCCAGCGGCTGTCCGTTCACGCCGCGCTGCCCGCTGGCCGTCGAGGAGTGCAGCACGGCCGAGCCTGCGCTGGAATCCGTCGGCCCCGCGCACCGGGTCGCCTGCATCCGGCACGAGGACGTCGCCGGTCGCAGCGCGGCCGACATCTACGGCGTGTCCACCGCACCGGGATCCGCCGCCGACGACACCGGCGAGCGGCCCGTCGTGCTGGCGGTGCGCGACCTGGTGAAGACCTTCCCGCTGACCAAGGGTGTGGTGCTGCGCCGCCGGACCGGCGAGGTGCGTGCGGTCGACGGCGTCGACCTGACGTTGCGGCAGGGCCGGACCCTGGGCATCGTCGGCGAGTCCGGATCGGGCAAATCGACCACGCTGCACCAGATCCTGGGACTGTCCGCGCCGCAGAAGGGCAGCATCGAGGTGCTCGGCGCCGACGTCGCCACACTGGACCGCACCGGCCGCCGAGCCCTGCGGGGCGACCTCCAGGTGGTGTTCCAGGATCCCGTCGCGTCGCTGGATCCGCGACTGCCGGTGTTCGACGTCCTCGCAGAACCTTTGCAGGCCAACGGATCCGACAAAGCCACCACCGAGGCGCGAGTGGCGGAGTTGCTCACCCTGGTGGGGTTGCGCCGCGAGGACGCCGGCCGCTACCCGGCCGAGTTCTCCGGTGGGCAGAAGCAGCGCATCGGCATCGCCCGCGCGTTGGCCCTGCAGCCGAAGATCCTGGCGCTCGACGAACCGGTGTCGGCGCTGGACGTGTCCATCCAGGCCGGCATCATCAACCTGCTGCTCGACCTGCAGGACCGGTTCGGCCTGGCCTACCTGTTCGTCTCCCACGACCTGTCCGTGGTCAAGCACCTCGCCCACGACGTCGCGGTGATGCACCGGGGCCGGATCGTCGAGCAGGGCAGCAACGAGGCGGTGTTCGGCGACCCCCGCGACGAGTACACGCGGCGGTTGCTCGCGGCAGTCCCCCGGCCGCAGCCCGATCCCGGTTAG
- a CDS encoding ABC transporter permease, translating into MTAPEFVTRRTLVWRRFRANRPAMVSVVVLVVLFVGCWALPPLLPYSYTDLDYYALQQPPSPQHWFGTNALGQDLLAQTLRGMQKSLIIGVCVAVISTLVAATVGAVAGYFGGWRDTVLMWFVDLLLVVPGFILIAIVTPSTRGSGTVIWLIVLLAAFSWMISSRMVRGMTMSLRDREFVAAARYMGVSNPRIIARHIVPNVASILIIDTTLNVGVAILAETGLSFLGFGVQPPDVSLGTLIAAGTGSVTTFPWVFLFPAGVLVLIVLCANLIGDGLRDALDPGMRPARRRGARR; encoded by the coding sequence GTGACCGCGCCGGAGTTCGTGACCCGACGCACGCTGGTGTGGCGCCGTTTCCGCGCCAACCGGCCTGCGATGGTGTCGGTGGTGGTGCTGGTGGTGCTGTTCGTCGGGTGCTGGGCGCTGCCCCCGCTGCTGCCCTACTCCTACACCGACCTCGACTACTACGCGTTGCAGCAGCCGCCGTCGCCCCAGCACTGGTTCGGCACCAACGCACTCGGCCAGGATCTGCTCGCCCAAACCCTGCGGGGTATGCAGAAATCGCTGATCATCGGCGTCTGCGTGGCGGTGATCTCCACGCTGGTCGCCGCGACGGTGGGCGCGGTCGCCGGATACTTCGGCGGCTGGCGCGACACGGTGCTGATGTGGTTCGTCGACCTGCTGCTCGTCGTGCCGGGCTTCATCCTGATCGCGATCGTCACGCCGAGCACCAGGGGCAGCGGCACCGTCATCTGGCTCATCGTGCTTCTCGCCGCGTTCAGCTGGATGATCAGCTCGCGCATGGTCCGCGGGATGACGATGAGCCTGCGGGACCGCGAATTCGTGGCCGCCGCACGGTATATGGGGGTGAGCAACCCGCGGATCATCGCCCGCCACATCGTGCCGAATGTCGCGTCCATCCTGATCATCGACACCACGCTGAACGTCGGGGTCGCGATCCTCGCCGAAACCGGGCTCAGTTTCCTCGGTTTCGGGGTGCAGCCGCCCGACGTGTCGCTGGGCACCTTGATCGCCGCCGGCACGGGTTCGGTGACGACGTTCCCGTGGGTGTTCCTGTTCCCCGCCGGTGTGCTGGTGCTGATCGTGCTGTGCGCCAACCTGATCGGGGACGGGCTGCGCGACGCGCTCGACCCGGGGATGCGGCCGGCCCGGCGGCGGGGGGCACGCCGATGA
- a CDS encoding ABC transporter permease, producing MTRFLARRLLNYLVLLGLASFLAFCLTSLTFHPLDSLLERNPRPPQAVIDAKAAELGLDQPIPLRYAQWVSGAVRGDFGTTVTGQPVTDELWRRVGVSLRLVVIGSVLGTIIGVVVGAWGAVRQYRLSDRVITVLSLLVISAPTFVVANLLILGALKVNSVLGVQLFEYTGETSSDAVGGGWNQFVDRLQHLVLPTATLALASIAGFSRYQRNAMLDVLGQDFIRTARAKGLTRRQALFKHGLRTALIPMATLFAYGISGLVTGAVFVEKIFGWHGMGEWFVQGIAAQDTNIVVAFTVFSGTTILLGGLLSDVIYAALDPRVRVS from the coding sequence ATGACCCGCTTCCTCGCGCGTCGGCTGCTCAACTATCTGGTGCTGCTGGGGCTGGCGTCGTTCCTGGCGTTCTGCCTGACGTCGCTGACCTTCCACCCCCTCGACAGCCTGCTCGAGCGCAACCCGCGGCCGCCCCAGGCGGTGATCGACGCCAAGGCCGCCGAACTCGGCCTCGATCAGCCGATCCCGCTGCGGTACGCGCAGTGGGTGTCCGGCGCGGTCCGCGGCGACTTCGGCACCACCGTCACCGGCCAGCCCGTCACCGACGAGCTGTGGCGGCGTGTCGGGGTGAGCCTGCGGCTCGTCGTGATCGGCTCGGTGCTCGGCACGATCATCGGCGTGGTGGTCGGCGCCTGGGGCGCGGTCCGGCAGTACCGGTTGTCCGACCGCGTGATCACCGTGCTCTCTCTGCTGGTGATCAGCGCCCCCACGTTCGTGGTGGCCAACCTGCTGATCCTCGGTGCGCTGAAGGTCAACTCGGTGCTCGGTGTGCAGCTGTTCGAATACACCGGTGAGACGTCGTCGGACGCGGTCGGAGGCGGATGGAACCAGTTCGTCGACCGGCTGCAGCACCTGGTGCTGCCGACCGCCACGCTGGCGCTGGCCTCGATCGCCGGCTTCAGCCGCTATCAGCGCAACGCGATGCTCGACGTGCTGGGCCAGGATTTCATCCGCACCGCCCGGGCCAAGGGGTTGACCCGTCGTCAGGCGCTGTTCAAACACGGGTTGCGCACCGCGCTGATCCCGATGGCGACGCTGTTCGCCTACGGCATCAGCGGTCTGGTCACGGGCGCCGTGTTCGTCGAGAAGATCTTCGGCTGGCACGGCATGGGCGAGTGGTTCGTCCAGGGCATCGCGGCCCAGGACACCAATATCGTCGTCGCGTTCACCGTTTTCTCCGGCACGACGATCCTTCTCGGCGGGCTGCTGTCCGACGTCATCTACGCCGCCCTCGACCCGCGGGTGCGTGTCTCGTGA
- a CDS encoding response regulator transcription factor: MRRADGSPVHVLVVDDEPVLAELVSMALRYEGWEISTAGDGATAIALAKDNPPDVVVLDVMLPDMSGLDVLHQLRRQIPGLPLLLLTAKDSVEDRIAGLTAGGDDYVTKPFSIEEVVLRLRALLRRTGVSTETGGATIVVGDLVLDEDSHEVTRAGEVITLTATEFELLRFMMRNAKRVLSKAQILDRVWSYDFGGRSNIVELYVSYLRKKIDSGREPMIHTLRGAGYVLKPAR, encoded by the coding sequence ATGCGCCGAGCCGACGGCAGCCCCGTGCACGTGCTCGTCGTCGACGACGAACCGGTGCTGGCCGAACTCGTCTCGATGGCGCTGCGCTACGAAGGGTGGGAGATCTCGACAGCCGGCGACGGCGCCACGGCCATCGCACTGGCGAAGGACAACCCGCCCGACGTCGTCGTGCTCGACGTGATGCTGCCCGACATGAGCGGTCTGGACGTGCTGCACCAGCTGCGCCGCCAGATTCCCGGTCTGCCCCTGCTGCTGCTCACCGCCAAGGACTCCGTCGAGGACCGCATCGCCGGGCTGACCGCGGGCGGCGACGACTACGTCACCAAACCGTTCAGCATCGAAGAGGTGGTGTTGCGGCTGCGGGCGCTGCTGCGCCGCACCGGGGTGAGCACCGAGACCGGCGGGGCCACCATCGTCGTCGGCGACCTCGTGCTCGACGAGGACAGCCACGAGGTGACCCGCGCCGGCGAGGTCATCACGCTGACCGCGACGGAGTTCGAACTGCTGCGGTTCATGATGCGCAACGCCAAGCGCGTGCTGAGCAAGGCCCAGATTCTCGACCGGGTGTGGAGCTACGACTTCGGCGGACGGTCCAACATCGTCGAGCTGTACGTGTCCTATCTGCGCAAGAAGATCGACAGCGGCCGCGAGCCGATGATCCACACGCTGCGCGGTGCCGGGTATGTCCTCAAGCCCGCGCGCTGA